A portion of the Bacteroidota bacterium genome contains these proteins:
- a CDS encoding adenosylcobalamin-dependent ribonucleoside-diphosphate reductase, translating to MKKKYSPNKIYPYNEVLKECLTYFNGDELAATTWINKYASRNNKEELLEITPDAMHMRMAAEFARIEKKFFRKKINKKFFSVYGQKRKPLTKERIFKYFEAFKYIIPQGSVMASLGNKNVIASYSNCVVLPKIFDSYGGILYTDQQLAQLFKRRCGVGIDISSLRPEGNPVSNAARTTSGAVSFMERYSNTTREVAQKGRRGALMITMDIAYPDIEKFVTVKQDLTKITGANISVRLSDEFMQAVDKDSIFTLRWPVDSKQPKIKKTVKARDLWQTIVRCAHNTAEPGLIFWDKQHNYSTSSIYPGYENVSTNPCSEIAMQGGDSCRLIAINLYSLIEQPFTPQAKFNYEKFYEVVYEAQRLMDDLVDLELEAIERILKKTESDPEPTYIKQIELQTWKLLYETGKKGRRTGLGFTALGDAIAALGHSFDSKKVLIEVEKIMKTKCEAEFESSIDLAIERGKFKAFDPRIESKSRFVQMLKKELPHVYKRLLKYGRRNISISTVAPTGSLSILTQTSSGIEPVYMLSYKRRRKINANDKNTKVDFVDQLGDAWQEFTVYHPKLKQWMEISGQTDISKSPYHGSTASEIDWVRRIELQAVVQKYVTHSISSTINLPSNVSIEQVGAIYMEAWKRGLKGITVYRDGARSGVLIAESQRAGIVETPARPKILESEVVRFTNFDEQWVAVVGLMNERPYEIFTGKEDGQFFIPATIEKGWVVKHKSGSVSRYDFNYTDENGQTKTVEGLSRAFNQEYWNYAKLISGVLRHGMPLTQVIDLVENLKLYSDNINTWKSGVTRALKRYVKDGAVPADRQCPSCGDTDGLIYEEGCLKCKSCGYSLC from the coding sequence ATGAAAAAGAAATATTCACCTAATAAAATATATCCTTATAATGAGGTCTTAAAAGAATGCCTTACTTATTTTAACGGGGACGAGTTGGCAGCAACCACCTGGATAAATAAATATGCAAGCCGTAATAATAAAGAAGAATTGCTTGAGATAACTCCAGATGCAATGCACATGCGTATGGCAGCAGAGTTTGCCCGGATAGAAAAAAAGTTTTTCCGGAAAAAAATTAATAAAAAATTTTTTTCTGTCTACGGCCAAAAAAGAAAACCGCTAACCAAAGAGCGTATTTTCAAATACTTTGAAGCATTTAAATACATTATCCCGCAAGGCAGTGTTATGGCATCGCTTGGCAACAAAAATGTAATTGCTTCCTATTCCAACTGCGTTGTATTACCCAAAATATTTGATTCGTATGGCGGCATATTATATACCGACCAGCAATTAGCTCAATTATTTAAAAGGCGATGTGGTGTAGGCATAGATATTTCATCACTTCGTCCTGAAGGAAATCCTGTATCTAATGCGGCTCGCACCACCTCGGGCGCTGTTTCATTTATGGAACGATACTCTAATACTACACGTGAAGTAGCCCAGAAAGGCCGAAGGGGAGCGTTGATGATCACAATGGATATTGCCTATCCCGATATCGAAAAATTTGTAACCGTAAAACAGGATCTTACAAAAATCACCGGTGCCAATATTTCTGTCCGCTTGTCGGATGAGTTTATGCAGGCTGTAGACAAGGATAGTATTTTTACGCTCCGTTGGCCGGTCGATTCAAAGCAGCCAAAAATAAAAAAGACAGTTAAGGCCCGCGACCTATGGCAAACCATTGTGCGTTGTGCCCATAATACTGCCGAACCTGGACTTATTTTTTGGGACAAACAACACAATTATTCCACCTCCTCTATTTATCCGGGGTATGAAAATGTGTCAACTAACCCCTGTTCTGAAATTGCTATGCAGGGCGGTGACAGTTGCCGCCTGATCGCGATCAATTTATATAGCTTAATCGAACAGCCTTTCACCCCACAGGCAAAATTTAATTATGAGAAATTTTATGAAGTGGTTTATGAAGCCCAGCGGTTGATGGACGACCTTGTCGACCTTGAACTGGAAGCCATTGAACGTATACTGAAAAAAACAGAAAGTGATCCTGAGCCAACATATATTAAACAAATTGAATTGCAAACCTGGAAACTGCTTTATGAAACAGGCAAAAAAGGTAGAAGGACAGGTCTCGGCTTTACCGCGCTGGGCGATGCGATAGCCGCACTGGGACACTCATTTGATTCAAAAAAAGTGTTGATAGAAGTCGAGAAGATCATGAAGACCAAATGTGAAGCTGAATTCGAAAGTTCAATTGACTTAGCTATTGAACGTGGTAAATTTAAAGCCTTTGACCCCAGAATAGAAAGCAAATCCAGATTTGTTCAAATGTTGAAAAAAGAATTGCCTCATGTGTACAAACGTCTGCTAAAGTATGGCCGAAGGAATATTTCCATAAGCACTGTAGCGCCCACAGGCAGTTTGAGCATTCTCACCCAAACTTCTTCAGGTATTGAACCTGTTTATATGTTATCGTATAAACGACGAAGAAAAATAAACGCAAATGATAAAAACACAAAAGTTGACTTTGTTGACCAGTTGGGTGATGCGTGGCAGGAATTTACTGTTTATCATCCAAAACTAAAACAATGGATGGAAATAAGCGGGCAAACAGATATTTCCAAAAGCCCCTACCATGGCTCAACGGCATCTGAAATAGATTGGGTAAGACGCATTGAATTACAAGCTGTGGTACAAAAATATGTTACGCATTCCATCAGTTCTACCATCAACCTGCCTTCAAATGTAAGCATCGAACAGGTCGGGGCAATTTATATGGAAGCATGGAAACGCGGATTAAAAGGCATTACTGTTTATCGTGATGGCGCAAGATCAGGAGTTTTGATAGCTGAAAGCCAAAGAGCCGGCATTGTTGAAACTCCTGCGCGGCCAAAAATATTGGAGTCGGAAGTTGTTCGTTTTACAAACTTTGATGAACAATGGGTAGCTGTTGTAGGTCTTATGAACGAGAGGCCTTATGAAATATTTACCGGCAAAGAGGATGGTCAGTTCTTTATTCCGGCAACTATTGAAAAAGGTTGGGTAGTAAAACATAAATCGGGCTCCGTTTCCAGATATGATTTCAATTATACCGACGAAAACGGTCAGACAAAAACCGTTGAAGGGTTATCACGGGCATTTAACCAGGAGTATTGGAATTATGCCAAATTGATCTCGGGCGTATTGCGACACGGAATGCCATTGACGCAGGTAATTGATCTTGTAGAGAATTTAAAACTATACAGCGATAATATTAACACCTGGAAAAGCGGGGTAACACGTGCATTAAAACGTTATGTGAAAGATGGTGCAGTGCCTGCTGACCGCCAATGTCCATCATGTGGAGATACTGATGGATTGATTTATGAAGAAGGGTGCCTGAAGTGTAAAAGCTGCGGGTATAGTTTGTGCTAA